A portion of the Candidatus Zixiibacteriota bacterium genome contains these proteins:
- a CDS encoding autorepressor SdpR family transcription factor — protein sequence MSINDIFKALGDPTRRGILGLLRQGDMTAGEIAERFPLAKSTLSGHFNVLKHAGLIVPEKRSTTVVYSLNASAFDEAVAAIMKLFGVGERLAPKSEEMES from the coding sequence GTGTCGATTAATGATATCTTCAAAGCACTGGGGGACCCGACACGACGAGGGATTCTGGGCCTGCTTCGCCAAGGTGACATGACGGCCGGGGAGATCGCCGAGCGATTCCCGCTGGCGAAATCTACGTTGTCGGGTCACTTCAATGTCCTGAAACACGCAGGCCTCATCGTGCCGGAGAAAAGAAGCACGACCGTCGTTTACAGTCTGAACGCGTCGGCATTCGATGAAGCCGTGGCAGCGATTATGAAGCTGTTCGGCGTCGGCGAACGCCTCGCGCCCAAGTCGGAGGAGATGGAATCATGA
- a CDS encoding SO_0444 family Cu/Zn efflux transporter yields the protein MTDTWFIIFLRETSRIALQMAPFIVLGLLAAIGVHALFPKGRIERILGRRGIGSTIKAALAGIPLPLCSCAVVPMALSLKKRGASDGATISFLVSTPETGLDSIAVTYALINPLMTILRPIAAFISAVCTGLLVELLPRRADKTVSAEVESCAVCGEDNCETGHSWWSRLVGSFRYVLRDFFPDIANWLVLGMVISGALATVLPNDIFVRSGTLGQMAMVIGLGVPLYICASASTPIAAVLLAKGMTPGAALVFLLVGPATNIASWLAIARLLGRRQTVIYLAVLIVTSVALGLIVNAAFGSMDWTPKIAHFESPETFTVLHWVGAALLLVALISIWSRQLGRWRRLRTAAVTASNN from the coding sequence ATGACCGACACCTGGTTCATCATCTTCCTGCGGGAGACTTCGCGCATCGCGCTGCAGATGGCGCCCTTCATCGTCTTGGGGCTTCTGGCGGCGATCGGTGTCCATGCTCTGTTTCCCAAAGGGCGTATCGAACGCATCCTCGGGCGGCGCGGCATCGGTTCCACCATCAAGGCCGCCTTGGCGGGAATTCCGCTTCCTCTCTGTTCATGCGCGGTCGTGCCAATGGCACTGTCGCTCAAGAAACGCGGCGCTTCGGATGGCGCCACGATCTCCTTCCTCGTTTCGACGCCGGAGACCGGTCTGGATTCGATCGCGGTCACCTATGCGCTGATCAACCCGCTGATGACAATCCTGCGTCCGATCGCGGCGTTCATCTCCGCCGTTTGCACCGGCCTGCTGGTGGAACTGCTGCCGCGCCGCGCTGACAAGACGGTGTCGGCTGAAGTCGAATCGTGCGCCGTGTGCGGTGAGGACAACTGCGAGACCGGTCACTCATGGTGGTCGCGTCTGGTCGGGTCATTCCGCTACGTGCTGCGGGATTTCTTCCCGGACATCGCCAACTGGCTGGTGTTGGGGATGGTCATTTCCGGTGCGCTGGCGACGGTGCTGCCGAATGACATCTTCGTCCGTTCAGGAACACTCGGTCAGATGGCCATGGTCATCGGGCTCGGTGTGCCCCTTTATATCTGTGCCTCGGCATCCACACCGATCGCAGCCGTCTTATTGGCCAAGGGGATGACCCCCGGCGCAGCGCTCGTCTTTTTGCTGGTCGGCCCCGCTACGAACATTGCTTCGTGGCTCGCCATTGCGCGCCTTTTGGGACGGCGCCAGACCGTCATCTATCTCGCCGTGCTTATCGTCACGAGTGTCGCGCTGGGGCTCATCGTCAATGCCGCCTTCGGTTCTATGGATTGGACGCCAAAGATCGCACACTTTGAATCTCCCGAGACCTTCACAGTCCTCCACTGGGTCGGCGCGGCGCTCTTGCTGGTGGCCTTGATCAGTATTTGGTCGCGCCAGTTGGGCCGCTGGCGCCGGCTTCGTACGGCAGCGGTGACCGCTTCAAACAACTAA
- a CDS encoding 23S rRNA (pseudouridine(1915)-N(3))-methyltransferase RlmH, whose product MKILFVAVGSPRAQWAKGALEHYQRFLAKYATCEWRFVRAAPSSASNAVEIRRIEAERILEVVANADGFKVACDSTGHALETDAFARLWQKSTDTRRGRAVVVVGGAWGLDAKVRQWADWVWSFGPLTLPHEVALIVAAEQIARALSILRGDSYHK is encoded by the coding sequence ATGAAGATCCTCTTCGTCGCCGTCGGTTCACCTCGCGCCCAGTGGGCCAAGGGCGCGCTCGAACACTACCAGCGTTTCCTTGCCAAGTACGCCACCTGCGAATGGCGATTCGTCCGCGCCGCGCCGTCGAGCGCGTCGAATGCGGTTGAGATTCGCCGCATCGAGGCTGAGCGAATCTTGGAAGTAGTCGCCAACGCCGATGGCTTCAAAGTCGCGTGTGATTCCACCGGACACGCACTCGAGACCGACGCCTTTGCCCGCCTGTGGCAGAAATCAACCGACACGCGCAGGGGCCGGGCCGTGGTGGTCGTCGGCGGTGCATGGGGATTGGACGCGAAGGTGCGCCAGTGGGCCGATTGGGTTTGGTCCTTCGGGCCACTCACGCTGCCGCACGAGGTGGCGCTCATCGTGGCAGCCGAACAGATCGCCCGCGCCCTGTCCATCCTGCGCGGCGATTCCTATCACAAGTAG
- the ftsY gene encoding signal recognition particle-docking protein FtsY — MRSFFQRLKQGLSKTQRGLTERIKEAVGLAPKLDDDLFAGLESALIAADCGVDLAAEMTATVREQCAQDRLVDPDAITARLRAVMADVLRRVERKPESTMGRPRVTVFVGVNGSGKTTSIGKIGCHYARAGRRVMFAAADTFRAAAGEQLEIWAQRAGAQLVKSAPGGDPAAVAYDAVVAATARQMDEVLIDTAGRLQNKANLMAELAKVKRSVDKARGNAAPPAHVLLVMDATTGQNGLSQAAEFTRAVGVDGIVLTKLDGTAKGGIVLAIAHHLKIPVLWIGVGETVDDLETFDPEEFVAALFD, encoded by the coding sequence GTGCGTAGTTTCTTCCAACGTCTCAAACAAGGACTATCCAAAACCCAGCGGGGGCTGACCGAACGGATCAAGGAAGCGGTCGGGCTGGCGCCCAAGCTGGATGACGATCTGTTTGCCGGCCTCGAATCGGCGTTGATCGCGGCCGACTGCGGCGTTGATTTGGCGGCCGAGATGACGGCGACCGTCAGGGAACAGTGTGCGCAAGATCGTCTGGTCGATCCGGATGCCATCACCGCCCGGTTGAGAGCGGTCATGGCGGACGTGCTACGCCGTGTGGAACGGAAGCCGGAGTCGACCATGGGCCGTCCCCGTGTGACGGTCTTCGTGGGCGTCAATGGTTCCGGGAAGACGACGTCCATCGGCAAGATCGGGTGCCATTATGCGCGGGCCGGACGGCGCGTCATGTTCGCCGCCGCCGATACGTTCCGTGCCGCAGCGGGCGAGCAGTTGGAGATTTGGGCTCAGCGTGCCGGGGCACAACTGGTGAAGTCGGCGCCCGGGGGCGATCCGGCAGCGGTCGCCTACGATGCGGTCGTCGCGGCCACCGCGCGGCAAATGGATGAGGTCCTCATCGACACGGCGGGGCGTCTGCAAAACAAGGCCAATCTCATGGCCGAGCTGGCGAAGGTGAAACGCTCGGTCGACAAGGCACGCGGCAATGCCGCCCCACCGGCGCACGTTCTCTTGGTGATGGATGCCACCACTGGGCAGAATGGCTTGTCGCAGGCCGCCGAATTCACCCGCGCGGTCGGCGTCGACGGCATCGTCCTCACCAAACTCGACGGCACCGCCAAAGGGGGCATTGTGCTGGCCATTGCCCACCACCTGAAGATCCCCGTTCTGTGGATCGGTGTCGGCGAGACGGTCGATGATCTGGAGACCTTCGACCCGGAGGAGTTCGTCGCCGCGCTGTTCGACTGA
- the smc gene encoding chromosome segregation protein SMC, producing MYLKRIELAGFKTFPDNMEVVLSPGVTAVVGPNGCGKSNLMDAVRWVLGEQRPRILRGGKMEEVIFSGTPQRAGLSAAEVTLIIDNHSGRLPTEFAEVAVSRRIDRSGESEYRLNGTPCRLKDFADLFLDTGMGSHGYAVIQAAMIDAILSENPDERRFLFEEAAGVSKYKLRQRAALRKMEATERDLVRLIDLKNEVATRVRSLARQKGMAERHRTLREAQRTIEVILASREYRLLRAQATDREREHMSAREKALAAAAQCDALDLEGQKLHLAVDEAERIAQAVNDRLAEVTGRWHTHETEQLRREDHKRHLQEERERLAERQNVIRARAIEAEGRVTEATRRHTDTGAAYDDIVRRAVAAEEQFRSIQQEAQRSANDVERRRLEWQVTQERHVRLTSQRDAASQHRAEAEQRRRVLEQRLDQSSSSISQAATELVQLESELSDVRVRLDAARAEVTTAEAALAEQETARTQSVEEMHRHGERVAHLQSGRDMLGAVIARGEGLGRGAAWILSDAERWCGRVVGWIDRLRPAAEWRHAVEAVLADKVGALWCEDPEVARSLVAHLSQGSFGRATVLDSALLSPQGTAHPPVTDPGFVGWLVDQIECDDPDRPWIEGIFGGVALADSLESARRLFTALSGRHSVVTRDGVLIAPPGSVSAGMESAEPIVGRAERLRDLDAELASAERALGAARVRITDLDARLSQERETCARHRSRVSELEKELSARLLAYERERTRLDENRRQTEELAGELKVITQESGDSATMDDDSLTKLKEEVDRLAAERQNAEDKAADAEQRAHAAAASLNAIRVETVEAQARRDAAATEIRRYRDMAAELTAEEESTRDRDRLMTEEIAALDRRIVEAVSEQQSLGAERERLDRERLDARTLVATEKERLSHLEQRLREFRHQREQLESQRAQMELELSGLRLGAEQCRRRILEAHQIDLEAAAIDDPPESDEELQRKSESLAQSIERLGPVNPLALEEYQREKERWSFFEHQVGDLRQAKASLTETIAELNRTAGERFAETFATARAHFQEVFTELFRGGEADVRLLEPERPLESPIEIFARPRGKKFVGIRQLSGGERALTALALLFGLYLVKPSPFCILDEVDAPLDDANCGRFLRLVDRFKVRTQFIIVTHNKLTMEAADVLYGITMEEPGISKIVSVRLDRAGEDGGEPGLAEPRFAIAANDPEATEVDSAVEATRPE from the coding sequence ATGTATTTGAAACGGATTGAACTGGCCGGCTTCAAGACCTTTCCGGACAACATGGAGGTTGTCCTCTCCCCCGGTGTGACCGCGGTCGTCGGGCCCAACGGCTGCGGGAAATCCAACCTGATGGACGCCGTGCGCTGGGTGCTCGGCGAGCAGCGGCCGCGGATTCTGCGCGGCGGGAAGATGGAAGAGGTGATCTTCAGCGGCACACCGCAGCGGGCCGGATTGTCCGCGGCGGAAGTGACGTTGATCATTGACAACCACTCCGGTCGTCTTCCGACCGAGTTTGCCGAAGTGGCGGTGTCGCGGCGGATCGATCGCTCCGGCGAGAGCGAGTACCGTCTGAACGGGACGCCCTGCCGGCTGAAGGACTTTGCCGATCTCTTCCTCGACACCGGAATGGGATCGCACGGCTATGCCGTGATCCAAGCCGCGATGATCGATGCCATTCTCTCCGAGAATCCGGATGAGCGGCGATTTCTGTTCGAGGAAGCGGCGGGCGTCTCCAAGTACAAGCTGCGTCAGCGGGCGGCGTTGCGCAAGATGGAAGCCACCGAGCGGGACCTGGTGCGTCTGATCGACCTGAAGAACGAAGTGGCGACCCGTGTGCGCTCGCTGGCACGTCAAAAAGGAATGGCGGAGCGGCACCGCACGCTGCGTGAGGCGCAGCGGACGATTGAGGTCATCCTGGCATCGCGCGAGTATCGTCTGTTGCGCGCGCAGGCAACCGACCGCGAGCGGGAGCACATGTCGGCGCGCGAAAAGGCGCTGGCGGCGGCGGCGCAGTGCGATGCCCTCGACCTGGAGGGACAGAAACTCCATCTCGCGGTCGATGAGGCGGAACGGATCGCCCAAGCCGTCAATGATCGGCTGGCCGAGGTCACGGGGCGCTGGCACACGCACGAAACGGAGCAACTGCGTCGCGAAGACCACAAACGGCATTTGCAGGAGGAACGCGAGCGTCTTGCCGAGCGACAGAATGTGATCCGCGCGCGTGCCATCGAGGCGGAAGGGCGCGTCACCGAGGCCACCAGACGGCACACGGACACGGGCGCCGCCTACGACGATATCGTCCGACGGGCCGTGGCCGCCGAAGAACAATTTCGGTCTATCCAACAGGAAGCGCAGCGATCGGCCAACGACGTGGAGCGGCGCCGTCTCGAGTGGCAGGTCACTCAGGAGAGACATGTTCGTTTGACGTCCCAGCGTGACGCTGCCAGTCAGCATCGGGCGGAAGCCGAACAACGCCGCCGGGTTCTGGAGCAGCGCCTGGACCAGTCGTCGTCGTCGATTTCACAGGCCGCGACGGAGCTGGTGCAACTGGAGTCCGAGCTCTCCGACGTGCGGGTTCGGTTGGATGCGGCCCGCGCTGAAGTCACAACCGCCGAAGCGGCGTTGGCCGAGCAAGAGACGGCTCGGACCCAGAGCGTCGAAGAGATGCATCGCCATGGCGAGCGGGTGGCCCACCTGCAATCCGGGCGGGATATGCTGGGGGCGGTGATCGCGCGGGGTGAAGGACTGGGGCGGGGAGCGGCGTGGATCCTGTCGGATGCGGAGCGCTGGTGCGGCCGTGTCGTCGGCTGGATCGATCGGCTGAGACCCGCAGCGGAGTGGCGACATGCCGTCGAGGCGGTGCTCGCCGATAAGGTTGGTGCCCTGTGGTGCGAGGATCCCGAGGTCGCGCGCTCGCTCGTCGCTCATTTGTCGCAAGGATCCTTCGGACGCGCCACGGTCCTGGATTCCGCGCTGCTGTCGCCGCAAGGCACGGCGCATCCTCCGGTGACCGATCCCGGCTTCGTCGGGTGGTTGGTGGACCAGATCGAGTGTGACGATCCTGACCGGCCGTGGATTGAGGGGATCTTCGGCGGTGTGGCGTTGGCCGACTCACTGGAGAGCGCCCGGCGGTTGTTCACGGCGTTGTCGGGCCGGCACAGTGTGGTGACGCGCGACGGCGTGCTGATCGCACCGCCGGGGAGTGTCTCGGCCGGAATGGAGAGCGCCGAGCCTATTGTTGGCCGCGCGGAGCGGCTTCGCGATCTGGATGCTGAACTCGCATCGGCGGAACGAGCGCTTGGAGCAGCCCGAGTTCGCATCACAGACTTGGATGCGCGTCTGTCGCAGGAGCGCGAGACCTGCGCGCGGCACCGTTCGCGGGTGTCCGAGTTGGAAAAAGAACTCTCGGCGCGGCTGCTGGCCTACGAGCGTGAGCGGACGCGTCTGGACGAAAATCGACGCCAAACGGAGGAATTGGCCGGAGAACTGAAGGTGATCACCCAGGAGTCCGGCGACAGTGCGACGATGGATGATGACTCCCTGACCAAGCTCAAGGAGGAAGTCGATCGCCTGGCGGCTGAGCGGCAGAATGCGGAGGACAAAGCCGCAGACGCCGAGCAACGGGCCCATGCCGCCGCGGCATCCCTGAATGCCATCCGGGTCGAGACCGTGGAGGCGCAGGCACGCCGCGATGCCGCCGCCACGGAAATCCGGCGATATCGCGACATGGCAGCCGAGCTCACAGCCGAGGAGGAATCGACCCGCGACCGCGATCGGCTGATGACCGAGGAGATCGCGGCGTTGGATCGCCGGATTGTCGAGGCGGTCTCCGAGCAACAATCGCTGGGAGCCGAGCGGGAACGGCTCGACAGGGAACGCCTCGACGCCCGCACGCTTGTTGCCACAGAAAAGGAAAGACTGTCGCACCTTGAGCAGAGACTGCGGGAATTCCGGCATCAACGCGAACAACTCGAGTCGCAACGGGCACAGATGGAGTTGGAGCTCTCCGGTCTGCGCTTGGGCGCCGAGCAATGCCGCCGTCGTATCCTGGAGGCGCATCAGATCGACTTGGAAGCCGCCGCCATCGATGACCCACCGGAATCAGACGAGGAGTTGCAACGCAAGTCCGAGTCGCTGGCCCAATCGATCGAGCGACTGGGGCCGGTCAATCCGCTGGCGCTCGAGGAGTATCAACGCGAGAAGGAACGCTGGAGCTTCTTCGAGCATCAAGTGGGAGACTTGCGGCAGGCGAAGGCGTCGCTGACCGAAACGATTGCGGAGTTGAATCGAACGGCCGGGGAGAGGTTCGCCGAGACTTTCGCGACGGCTCGGGCTCATTTCCAGGAGGTATTCACCGAACTGTTCCGGGGCGGCGAGGCCGATGTGCGGCTGTTGGAGCCGGAGCGACCGTTGGAATCACCGATCGAGATCTTTGCGCGTCCCCGTGGCAAGAAATTCGTCGGTATCCGGCAACTTTCGGGCGGGGAACGCGCTCTGACGGCGCTGGCGTTGCTCTTCGGTCTCTATCTGGTCAAGCCGAGTCCCTTCTGCATCCTTGATGAAGTCGACGCGCCTCTGGATGATGCCAACTGCGGTCGCTTCCTGCGTCTGGTTGACCGCTTCAAGGTCCGGACACAATTCATCATCGTAACCCACAACAAGCTGACCATGGAAGCCGCTGATGTCCTCTATGGTATCACAATGGAAGAGCCGGGCATCTCGAAGATCGTCTCGGTGCGTCTCGACCGCGCCGGCGAGGACGGCGGCGAGCCGGGATTGGCCGAGCCGCGCTTCGCCATCGCCGCCAATGATCCCGAGGCGACAGAAGTCGATTCTGCCGTCGAAGCGACGCGACCGGAGTGA
- a CDS encoding RodZ domain-containing protein, with the protein MKNGRTAGSRNGATSEPSAVHPVGTRIDIAPPEIDIAKDRLGATLSARRLALGLRVEDIAEDIKVRQEYIRALEQEELHRLPTPQHARLFVKAYAERLGLNVAEVYALHDLCESPVKVKAAAETAPSPPKEPKEPTGGRVTPTWIWVAGSIVIVVAVLSAWFFSRGHGDTEPAPEGRGAAPVHSDTVTAPVTEPTVPARPVVPPLRLVLDLSRDTWVRVVADGDTIESRIARVGEHIEASAQVRLELSLGHAVGVAAAVNGAAVTPVVARATAPGGLVITPDSLVAWFGPNGAVGRSDTVLVPAEQETTGSGGP; encoded by the coding sequence ATGAAGAACGGCCGCACGGCCGGTTCGCGCAATGGGGCCACGTCGGAACCCTCAGCGGTCCATCCAGTCGGGACGCGCATCGACATCGCCCCGCCGGAAATCGACATCGCCAAGGATCGTCTCGGCGCGACGCTCAGCGCCCGGCGTTTGGCCCTCGGCCTCAGAGTGGAAGACATCGCCGAGGATATCAAAGTCCGCCAGGAGTATATTCGCGCGCTCGAGCAGGAGGAACTGCACCGGCTGCCGACCCCGCAACACGCGCGCCTGTTCGTCAAAGCGTATGCGGAACGGCTGGGATTGAACGTGGCGGAAGTGTACGCGTTGCATGATCTTTGTGAAAGCCCGGTGAAGGTGAAGGCCGCGGCCGAAACGGCCCCGTCACCCCCGAAAGAACCGAAGGAGCCGACCGGCGGACGGGTGACTCCGACATGGATCTGGGTGGCCGGATCGATAGTCATCGTCGTAGCCGTCCTCTCCGCATGGTTCTTCTCCCGCGGGCACGGTGACACAGAGCCGGCGCCGGAGGGTCGTGGCGCTGCACCGGTGCACTCTGATACTGTCACTGCCCCGGTCACCGAGCCGACCGTCCCGGCACGGCCGGTGGTTCCACCCCTGCGGCTTGTTCTGGATCTGTCTCGCGATACGTGGGTGAGAGTCGTTGCGGATGGAGATACGATTGAAAGCAGGATCGCGAGGGTCGGCGAACATATCGAAGCATCGGCGCAGGTGCGCCTCGAGTTGTCCCTGGGCCATGCCGTGGGTGTTGCGGCGGCCGTCAATGGTGCGGCCGTGACGCCCGTAGTGGCACGAGCCACCGCTCCGGGCGGGTTGGTCATTACGCCCGATTCGTTGGTTGCGTGGTTTGGTCCGAACGGAGCCGTCGGCCGGTCGGATACCGTACTGGTTCCGGCCGAACAAGAGACCACCGGCTCCGGAGGCCCCTAA
- a CDS encoding Maf family protein produces MRLRRVMAGRTVWLASASPRRRAILRACGIRHGTIEHSLHEPAPHGPDWRAWVRTWARRKAAHAARAIAGGWVIGSDTIVVSGGKGLGKPKDKAEAQAMLRRLSGRTHRVYSGVAIVDAGTGKSGAGSSCTQVCFRPLADHEIAHYVRTGEPLDKAGAYAIQGGARAFVTSIDGPLDGVIGLPIGTLVQIAGRLSW; encoded by the coding sequence ATGCGCTTGCGGCGCGTGATGGCGGGGCGAACCGTGTGGCTGGCCTCGGCCTCGCCGCGTCGCCGGGCGATCCTGCGCGCCTGTGGCATCAGGCATGGCACCATCGAGCATTCCCTGCATGAGCCGGCACCGCATGGCCCGGATTGGCGCGCATGGGTACGCACATGGGCCCGTCGCAAGGCCGCGCATGCGGCGCGTGCCATCGCCGGGGGTTGGGTGATCGGATCCGACACCATCGTCGTCAGCGGCGGCAAGGGGTTGGGAAAACCGAAAGACAAAGCGGAAGCGCAGGCGATGCTCCGTCGCTTGTCCGGACGTACCCATCGGGTGTATTCCGGTGTGGCCATCGTGGATGCGGGCACGGGGAAGTCCGGTGCCGGCTCATCGTGCACCCAGGTTTGTTTCCGTCCCTTGGCCGATCATGAGATCGCGCATTACGTTCGCACCGGTGAGCCGCTTGACAAGGCGGGGGCCTACGCCATTCAGGGAGGCGCGCGGGCATTCGTCACGAGCATCGATGGCCCGCTGGATGGAGTGATCGGCCTACCAATTGGGACACTGGTGCAGATTGCGGGGCGTCTGTCGTGGTGA
- the dtd gene encoding D-aminoacyl-tRNA deacylase: MRACIQRVRQARVTVGEETVGEIGPGLCVLVGFKIGDGENLIAPMAQRIAHLRVFEDDAGRMNLSLTDLGFSVLVVSQFTLYADTQRGRRPSFTDALAPSLAEKYYLKMVETFRSMEIPVAAGRFGAKMLVEIHNWGPVTLILES, encoded by the coding sequence TTGCGAGCGTGTATACAAAGAGTCCGACAGGCCCGGGTGACCGTCGGCGAGGAGACTGTCGGCGAGATCGGCCCCGGCCTGTGCGTGTTGGTCGGCTTCAAGATTGGGGATGGAGAGAATCTCATTGCGCCGATGGCGCAGCGGATCGCGCACCTGCGCGTGTTTGAAGATGACGCAGGGCGTATGAATCTGTCGCTGACTGATCTCGGATTCTCTGTGCTCGTTGTTTCGCAGTTCACGCTCTACGCCGACACTCAGAGGGGACGTCGCCCATCCTTCACGGACGCGTTGGCGCCCTCGCTGGCGGAGAAATACTACTTGAAGATGGTCGAGACGTTTCGGAGTATGGAAATTCCAGTGGCGGCCGGGCGATTCGGCGCCAAGATGCTGGTGGAGATTCACAATTGGGGCCCGGTGACTTTGATCCTGGAGTCGTAG
- a CDS encoding outer membrane beta-barrel protein → MSTGSEKNLPMNGVPYCPVAQHVITAPTRDDERRLTRSFSVDFMKRLPASIEERTMTARTWSRTLPILASLTTGIMAAPAQATAFGDLTLGIGGMWPQGSLTQYSDPGPNFLLRANYQIPQLRTVMLWGDVNATLFSSETQRAYIDVYGGRDIPVDQNTSQYAVSFHLGLQTGNPSRLGLFRPRAAIGIGIYVFATDVNWKGMNQDDPIAEETTDSQGRFGWRGLLGSDFFFSPKWGIAVDLLYDQVWRLNQTEGKESAHLTSRFQGFSIGVVIPFETMQD, encoded by the coding sequence ATGTCGACGGGCAGCGAGAAGAACCTGCCGATGAACGGGGTCCCGTATTGTCCTGTAGCCCAGCATGTTATAACGGCGCCGACCCGCGATGACGAACGGCGCTTGACACGGTCGTTCTCAGTGGATTTCATGAAGCGCCTGCCCGCCTCTATAGAGGAGCGAACGATGACGGCACGTACTTGGTCGAGAACACTCCCGATACTCGCATCCCTGACCACCGGAATCATGGCGGCGCCGGCTCAGGCGACCGCGTTTGGAGATCTGACGCTTGGGATTGGCGGCATGTGGCCACAGGGGTCGTTGACCCAGTACTCCGATCCCGGTCCGAACTTCCTGCTACGGGCCAACTACCAGATTCCACAACTGCGCACCGTCATGCTCTGGGGCGATGTCAATGCCACGCTCTTCTCCAGCGAGACCCAGCGCGCCTATATCGATGTTTATGGCGGGCGCGACATCCCGGTTGATCAGAACACCAGCCAATACGCCGTTTCATTCCACTTGGGCCTGCAGACCGGGAATCCGTCGCGGCTCGGCCTGTTCCGTCCCCGTGCGGCGATTGGCATAGGCATCTACGTCTTTGCGACGGACGTGAACTGGAAGGGAATGAACCAGGATGATCCCATTGCTGAGGAGACAACCGATTCACAGGGGCGCTTCGGCTGGCGTGGTCTACTCGGCTCCGACTTCTTCTTCTCGCCCAAGTGGGGCATCGCCGTTGATCTGCTCTACGATCAGGTCTGGCGGCTGAATCAAACCGAGGGAAAAGAGAGCGCGCACCTGACCTCGCGCTTCCAGGGTTTTTCGATCGGCGTTGTGATCCCGTTTGAGACGATGCAGGATTGA
- the pilQ gene encoding type IV pilus secretin PilQ, producing MRLDTDHRFRLGAWTAAWLACLVCLLVTATPSPGSEPIKNINFQNADVRSVLNFLAEYGGVNLVAAPNVQGQVTLNLKNVEWRQALEILARTYNLKVVEEEGFLRVVQLTDYLRDQADLERHNSEQRQLVDLETQLFNIKNANAKDMVKPLRSLTSTRGKVDVDERTNTLLVSDEPGNLTRIEKFVAELDRETRQVKISAKLLEVSSDFVDELGISWSGTGDGRDKRGYEYHNELKTDGAERVLTPYGQYKFSFMPNGWNLDATISALVSSGKGKVVAHPEITTVDNKEARIQVGQKVPIKQFSASGDVVITFEEVGTILRVTPHITSENRILLYMKPERSNFLFAEAGVIINTNNAETNVVVENGQTAVIGGLTTQDEVVTTTGIPVLKDVPLLGALFRYKKTSNESRDLVIFVTPTIVESALMGAADTPSFPGK from the coding sequence ATGCGACTCGATACAGACCACCGGTTTAGACTTGGGGCGTGGACGGCGGCGTGGCTGGCCTGTCTTGTATGCCTCTTGGTGACCGCCACCCCATCCCCGGGCTCCGAGCCGATCAAGAACATCAATTTCCAGAATGCCGACGTGCGCTCGGTGCTGAACTTCCTGGCCGAATACGGCGGCGTCAACCTGGTTGCCGCCCCGAATGTCCAGGGACAAGTCACGCTCAACCTGAAGAACGTCGAATGGCGCCAGGCGCTGGAGATCCTCGCCCGTACCTACAATCTCAAGGTTGTGGAAGAGGAGGGGTTCCTGCGCGTCGTGCAACTCACGGATTACCTCAGGGATCAAGCGGATTTGGAGCGCCACAATTCCGAGCAGCGGCAATTGGTGGACCTGGAGACCCAACTGTTCAACATCAAGAATGCGAACGCCAAAGACATGGTCAAGCCGCTAAGGTCGCTGACCTCGACACGCGGCAAAGTCGACGTCGATGAACGCACAAACACGCTTCTGGTCTCCGATGAGCCGGGAAACCTCACGCGCATCGAGAAGTTCGTGGCCGAGCTGGATCGGGAGACCCGCCAGGTCAAGATTTCCGCCAAGTTGCTGGAAGTGTCCTCCGATTTCGTCGACGAACTGGGCATCAGTTGGAGTGGGACAGGTGACGGTCGGGACAAGCGCGGGTACGAATACCACAACGAGCTGAAGACCGACGGGGCCGAACGCGTGTTGACGCCCTACGGGCAGTACAAATTCTCGTTCATGCCCAATGGGTGGAATCTCGATGCCACGATCTCGGCCCTGGTCTCTTCGGGCAAGGGGAAGGTCGTGGCCCATCCCGAGATCACCACGGTCGACAACAAGGAAGCCAGGATTCAGGTCGGCCAGAAAGTGCCGATCAAGCAATTTTCCGCCTCGGGCGACGTCGTCATCACGTTCGAAGAAGTGGGGACGATCCTGCGCGTCACGCCGCACATTACGTCCGAAAACAGGATTCTCCTCTACATGAAGCCGGAGCGTTCAAACTTCCTCTTTGCCGAGGCGGGCGTGATCATCAACACGAACAACGCCGAGACGAACGTGGTGGTCGAGAACGGCCAGACCGCGGTCATCGGCGGCCTGACGACGCAGGACGAAGTCGTGACGACAACGGGGATCCCGGTGCTGAAGGATGTGCCGCTTCTGGGAGCCCTGTTCCGCTACAAGAAGACGAGCAACGAATCGCGCGATCTGGTCATCTTCGTGACACCGACGATTGTCGAGTCGGCGCTGATGGGCGCCGCCGACACACCGTCCTTCCCGGGCAAGTGA